The DNA region ATGCCTTTGTCGCCATCTTTCCAACCTGCAGGACATACTTCGCCGTGTTTCTCAGTAAATTGAAGCGCATCTACCATACGTAGCATTTCATCAATGTTACGGCCCAACGGTAAATCGTTAACCACTTGATGACGTACTTGGCCCGCTTGGTCGATTAAGAAAGACGCTCGGAAAGCCACACCAGCTTCTGGGTGCTCAACATCGTATGCTTGGCAGATGTTATGTTTAACATCAGCAACTAAGGTGTAACCAACCTCTCCAATTCCGCCTTTCTCAACAGGCGTGTTTCGCCATGCATTATGGCTAAACTGAGAGTCGATTGAAACGCCAATCACTTCAACGCCACGTTTTTTGAACTCTTCTAAACGATGATCAAAAGCGATCAACTCCGAAGGACAGACAAAGGTAAAATCTAAGGGGTAGAAAAATACCACGGCATATTTGCCTTTAGTCGCTTCTTTGAAGTTGTAGTTATCTACGATTTCTCCGTTACCCAATACGGCAGCCGCATTGAAATCCGGCGCTTCTCTTCCAACTAAAACACCCATGTTGTTCTCCAATTGTTAGGTTAATTTGCGCAAGCATTATAAACAACTGTGAACTGACTGGGGAAAGCATTTTAAAAGTAATCGCTTTTATCGATTGAAAAATATCTCAACGAACGAATAACAATTATATTGACAATCATTCTCATTTAGATTAGCTTAGCCACAGTTAAGTTAATGAGACCACTCTAATGTACGTTTGTGTTTGTCGCGGTATCACCGACTCAGATGTAAAACAAGCCATTCAAGAAGGCAAAGCTCGCTGTATGCGTAGCCTCAAGGTAGAGCTCGGCATTGCCGGAGACTGCGGGCGATGTGGACAAACTGCACGCCAACTACTCGAGCAATGGGTCGCGCCGAAAGTGGCTTTCACTAACGTCGCCTAAATTAAACACTACCGTTCGAGTTATTTTTTAAGCCACTGGCTGAACTATTCGAAAATAAAATGCATAAAAAAAGCCGCAATCGCGGCTTTTTTTATCTGCTTCATTCAATCTTGGAATGAATTAGGCGCCTCGAGCTTCTTTTATAACGCTCTGTAGCTCACCTTTCTGAAACATTTCTAAAATAATATCACAACCACCGATGAGCTCCCCTTTCACCCAAAGTTGTGGAAACGTTGGCCAGTTTGCATAGTTAGGAAGTTCCGAACGAATATCCGGATTCTCTAAGATATCGACATAAGCAAACTCTTCTCCACACTGCATCAGTGC from Pleionea litopenaei includes:
- a CDS encoding peroxiredoxin; the encoded protein is MGVLVGREAPDFNAAAVLGNGEIVDNYNFKEATKGKYAVVFFYPLDFTFVCPSELIAFDHRLEEFKKRGVEVIGVSIDSQFSHNAWRNTPVEKGGIGEVGYTLVADVKHNICQAYDVEHPEAGVAFRASFLIDQAGQVRHQVVNDLPLGRNIDEMLRMVDALQFTEKHGEVCPAGWKDGDKGMTATPDGVAAYLSTESDKL
- a CDS encoding (2Fe-2S)-binding protein gives rise to the protein MYVCVCRGITDSDVKQAIQEGKARCMRSLKVELGIAGDCGRCGQTARQLLEQWVAPKVAFTNVA
- the grxD gene encoding Grx4 family monothiol glutaredoxin, with product METLDRIKQQIAENDILIYMKGSPKLPMCGFSAQAVQALMQCGEEFAYVDILENPDIRSELPNYANWPTFPQLWVKGELIGGCDIILEMFQKGELQSVIKEARGA